In Ruminococcaceae bacterium BL-4, one DNA window encodes the following:
- a CDS encoding Putative sodium/glutamate symporter (Evidence 3 : Putative function from multiple computational evidences) produces MDLTKFGTFVAKGTEVSGKVATISSVKLEYLTTLGIAAIVIFLGHAIVKRSKLLQKYAIPAPVVSGLLVSIFLSCLKASGAIAITFDKTIMQDLCQNLFFLCVGFGFSTKLLKHAGGKLCAMIAIGAVLLITLQDIVGVAVGSAVGMNPLLALQCSSASMSGGVGTASAFGPIYEKMGATGATTVGVAAGTLGNIMGSLIGGPVAAFLISHHNLHSDPNDKPDSEASGKINQLNNGRMVSMFAMSLLLSALGMPIYALISMIPNFSIPKFVCCLFAGAIGRNVMEALHIPFYVPEVDAIENMFLELYLALVLMGIDITALAPVAGQMGLVLIAQAVLMALFAIFISYNIFGRNYGAAVMAAGNCGWGCGSGPNAVANEQAVMNQYGWHNVAWVLYPSFAVIIDDIYNPIALSIFANIFGK; encoded by the coding sequence ATGGATTTAACGAAATTTGGTACCTTTGTTGCAAAGGGTACCGAGGTTAGCGGCAAAGTCGCTACGATTTCCAGTGTAAAACTGGAATATTTAACAACCTTGGGAATAGCAGCAATTGTTATTTTCCTTGGTCATGCAATTGTAAAGCGGTCTAAACTTTTACAAAAATACGCAATTCCTGCGCCAGTTGTTTCAGGTTTACTTGTATCTATCTTTTTGTCTTGCTTAAAGGCAAGCGGAGCGATTGCAATTACATTTGATAAGACTATTATGCAGGATCTATGCCAGAACCTATTCTTCCTTTGTGTAGGCTTTGGGTTCAGCACGAAATTACTCAAGCATGCAGGTGGCAAACTTTGTGCAATGATTGCCATCGGTGCAGTGTTACTCATTACTTTGCAGGATATAGTTGGTGTTGCAGTTGGCAGCGCAGTCGGTATGAATCCACTGCTTGCCTTGCAGTGTTCTTCTGCTTCTATGTCCGGCGGTGTAGGAACAGCTTCTGCTTTTGGTCCGATCTACGAAAAGATGGGTGCAACAGGTGCAACAACTGTTGGTGTTGCAGCAGGTACCCTGGGCAATATTATGGGTTCTTTGATCGGCGGCCCTGTAGCAGCATTCCTGATTTCTCACCACAATCTGCATTCTGATCCAAATGATAAGCCAGATTCCGAGGCATCCGGTAAGATTAATCAGTTGAATAATGGCCGCATGGTTTCCATGTTCGCAATGAGCCTGTTGCTTTCAGCACTTGGCATGCCGATTTATGCGCTTATTAGCATGATTCCGAATTTCTCGATTCCGAAATTCGTTTGTTGCCTGTTTGCGGGTGCAATTGGCCGTAATGTGATGGAAGCTTTGCATATTCCGTTCTATGTACCTGAAGTTGATGCGATCGAGAACATGTTCCTTGAACTCTATCTGGCTTTGGTACTGATGGGAATCGATATTACTGCACTGGCTCCTGTTGCTGGTCAGATGGGTCTTGTACTGATTGCACAGGCTGTTTTGATGGCTCTGTTTGCAATCTTCATTTCTTACAATATTTTTGGCCGCAATTATGGCGCTGCTGTTATGGCTGCTGGTAACTGTGGATGGGGCTGCGGCTCTGGCCCGAACGCTGTCGCAAACGAACAAGCAGTTATGAATCAGTATGGCTGGCACAATGTTGCATGGGTTTTGTATCCTTCTTTTGCTGTCATCATCGACGATATTTACAACCCAATTGCGCTGTCCATTTTTGCTAACATTTTTGGAAAATAA
- a CDS encoding Transcriptional regulator, giving the protein MIQSLLRALDLLEALKGPQKAFSVAELSEALDLPPSSIHRILQTLCTKDFVVKNDQTHLYQLGPALISLGTAATSQTKLQTVCQPVLSYLSECTGEDAFLMIRIGLRGLILAKAEGPNNLKVVDHFGYEQPLHVGAIRKVLLAYQSAEFLKHYLLNMEEHPSKLSIQTPETLLKDLATIRKDGISISRSEYIQDAIGIGAPVFGSDGQMKASIGIIAPASRTVGKHFMDLKHDVMDSAEKLSYRLGYSLP; this is encoded by the coding sequence ATGATTCAAAGCTTACTCCGTGCATTGGATCTGCTGGAAGCATTAAAAGGGCCCCAGAAAGCTTTTTCGGTTGCAGAGCTTTCGGAAGCTCTTGATCTTCCGCCGAGCAGTATTCATCGAATTCTTCAAACATTGTGTACAAAAGATTTTGTGGTAAAAAATGACCAAACTCATCTGTATCAACTAGGACCCGCTCTCATTTCTTTGGGGACCGCAGCAACAAGTCAGACAAAACTGCAAACAGTTTGTCAACCGGTTCTTTCTTACCTTTCAGAATGTACCGGGGAAGATGCCTTCCTAATGATTAGAATTGGGCTACGAGGATTAATTCTTGCTAAAGCAGAAGGCCCCAACAATCTAAAAGTGGTTGATCATTTCGGTTATGAACAGCCTTTGCACGTGGGTGCAATTCGAAAAGTATTACTTGCCTATCAGTCTGCAGAATTTTTAAAACATTACTTGCTGAATATGGAAGAACATCCATCTAAGCTCAGCATCCAAACTCCTGAAACGCTTTTGAAAGACTTAGCAACTATTCGCAAAGATGGGATCTCCATCTCCCGCAGCGAATATATTCAAGACGCGATAGGGATTGGGGCTCCTGTATTTGGATCAGATGGTCAAATGAAAGCTTCTATTGGAATTATTGCCCCCGCTTCTCGTACTGTCGGAAAGCACTTTATGGACCTAAAACATGATGTCATGGATAGTGCTGAGAAACTTTCCTATCGCCTAGGATATTCCCTTCCATAA
- the fbp gene encoding Fructose-1,6-bisphosphatase class 3 gives MRDQRFLQLLSKTYPNAQAAAAEIINLKAILSLPKGTEYFFSDLHGEHEAFLYQLKSASGVVRKKIDELFEQSLPENERAELAALIYYPKEGLSKAHHKHKDFTGWSRVIIYRLVEVCREAGSKYTRSKVRKRTPQNFAYIIDELLHADGGSNSNKPHYTSEIIRAIVDTGMNEEFIMELCLLIQRLLVDRLHIVGDVFDRGPHPDLIMDALMERPDIDIQWGNHDISWMGAACGNRALAANVVRLGISYNSFDVLEGGYGINLRPLSDFAARVYHNDPCEHFQPHVLDENQYDPVDIPLAAKMHKAMVILQLKLEGQLIHRHPEYHMDDRLLLEKINFEDGTIEIDGTCYPLLDTNFPTVNPRDPLKLTREEQELSNSLVSSFLHSARLQEHIHYLYSKGGMYLRMNSNLLYHGCIPLNEDGSFAVVRLGNKEYSGKSYLDKIDSIVRNAYFAPEGSREQKDACDFMWYLWCGKLSPLFGKSKMALFERIFIADKKTHKEIMNPYYKHLDTRDLCERILREFGMDPSCSHIINGHVPVRLKEGESPVKAGGLLFMIDGGISKAYQKQTGIGGYTFIANSRYLALAQHKPLLPGQLMEETSPKVQVIEAIRQRITVGDTDTGVELREQIADLEELLKAYRSGRLQEKIIQSK, from the coding sequence ATGCGGGATCAGCGTTTTTTGCAGCTCTTGAGCAAAACCTATCCCAACGCTCAGGCGGCAGCAGCAGAAATTATTAATTTGAAAGCCATTCTGAGTCTGCCAAAAGGAACCGAATATTTCTTCAGCGATTTACATGGAGAACATGAGGCTTTTTTATACCAATTAAAAAGTGCGTCCGGCGTGGTTCGCAAAAAAATTGATGAGCTCTTTGAGCAGTCACTTCCAGAAAATGAGCGCGCAGAATTAGCCGCTCTGATTTATTATCCAAAAGAGGGACTCTCTAAAGCACATCACAAACACAAGGATTTTACCGGCTGGAGCCGAGTCATTATTTACCGTCTAGTAGAAGTCTGCCGCGAAGCCGGCAGCAAATATACCCGCAGCAAAGTGCGTAAACGTACCCCTCAAAACTTTGCTTATATTATTGACGAGCTTTTGCATGCAGACGGCGGAAGCAACAGCAACAAACCACACTATACTTCTGAAATTATCCGTGCAATCGTCGATACGGGTATGAACGAAGAATTCATTATGGAACTATGTCTTTTGATTCAGCGTCTTTTAGTTGACCGTCTACATATTGTAGGTGATGTTTTTGATCGTGGCCCACATCCGGATTTAATTATGGATGCACTGATGGAGCGTCCGGATATTGACATTCAATGGGGAAACCATGATATTTCATGGATGGGCGCTGCCTGCGGAAATCGAGCGCTTGCCGCAAACGTTGTCCGCCTTGGTATCAGCTACAACAGCTTCGATGTTTTGGAAGGCGGATATGGAATCAACCTGCGTCCACTTTCTGATTTTGCGGCGCGCGTTTATCACAACGATCCCTGTGAGCATTTTCAGCCCCATGTATTGGACGAAAACCAATATGATCCGGTGGATATTCCTTTGGCAGCAAAAATGCACAAGGCAATGGTCATCCTTCAGCTAAAACTGGAAGGGCAACTGATTCATCGACATCCCGAATATCATATGGATGATCGGCTGCTTTTGGAAAAAATTAATTTTGAAGATGGTACCATCGAAATTGACGGAACCTGTTATCCTCTTTTGGATACTAATTTTCCTACCGTCAATCCTCGCGATCCACTTAAGTTGACACGAGAAGAGCAAGAACTTTCGAATTCTCTTGTCTCCTCTTTCCTTCATTCTGCGAGACTACAGGAACACATTCATTATCTTTATTCCAAAGGCGGCATGTATCTGCGCATGAACTCCAATCTTCTTTATCATGGCTGTATTCCTCTTAACGAAGACGGCAGCTTTGCAGTCGTTAGACTCGGCAATAAGGAATATTCCGGAAAATCTTATCTTGATAAAATAGATTCTATTGTGCGCAATGCTTATTTTGCACCTGAAGGCAGCCGCGAACAAAAAGATGCCTGTGACTTTATGTGGTATCTCTGGTGCGGCAAGCTTTCTCCTCTTTTTGGAAAAAGCAAAATGGCTTTATTTGAACGGATTTTTATTGCCGATAAAAAAACGCATAAAGAAATCATGAATCCCTATTATAAGCATCTTGACACGAGAGATTTATGTGAACGCATTCTTCGTGAATTTGGGATGGATCCCTCGTGCAGTCACATTATTAATGGCCATGTTCCTGTTCGCCTAAAAGAGGGAGAATCCCCGGTAAAAGCCGGTGGCCTGCTTTTCATGATTGATGGAGGCATCAGCAAAGCATACCAAAAGCAAACTGGAATTGGTGGCTATACATTTATTGCAAACTCTCGTTATCTGGCATTGGCACAGCATAAACCCCTTCTGCCTGGGCAGCTGATGGAAGAAACCAGCCCCAAGGTACAGGTGATTGAAGCGATTCGACAGCGCATTACTGTGGGGGATACTGACACTGGTGTTGAGTTGAGAGAACAGATTGCTGATTTGGAAGAACTTTTGAAAGCTTATCGCAGCGGCCGCTTACAGGAAAAAATTATTCAATCAAAATAG
- the gcdA gene encoding Glutaconyl-CoA decarboxylase subunit alpha yields the protein MSDHQYSMPCYFQNMPVIGRPVAAPNAENEQDIKKVENEIASLAQAAEQAGRADDSLHASGQYTAMERVNALVDPGTWCPLNSLYNPQHNKNGSTAIIKGLGRIHGKWAVVVASDNKKLAGAWIPGQSENLLRASDTAKTLHIPLVYVLNCSGVKLDEQEKVYANRRGGGSPFYRNAELQQLGVPVLVGIYGTNPAGGGYHSISPTILIAHAKANMAVGGAGILGGMNPKGYVDMEGAKQMVEATEKGPKQDPPGSVAVHYGQTGFFREVYTEEMGVIEALKKYMDDIPAYNLDFFRVDDPREPQFPADDLYSIVPFNQKRQYNAYDVLARLFDNSEFSEFKKGYGPEIICGMAKADGLLVGVVTNVQGLLMHYPEYKQNSVGIGGKLYRQGLIKMNEFVTLCARDRIPMVWVQDTTGIDVGDPAEKAELLGLGQSLIYSIQNSNIPQMEITLRKGTAAAHYVMGGPQGNDTNAFTLGTAATEMYVMNGETAAAAMYSRRLVKDDKAGKDLQPTIDKMNELIKEYDEKSRPKFCAQEGFVDEIVNMNAMRSYIKAFADSSYQNPQSICAFHQMLLPRVTRDFDTFKKP from the coding sequence ATGAGTGATCATCAGTATTCCATGCCTTGCTATTTTCAGAATATGCCTGTTATCGGACGCCCGGTAGCAGCACCAAATGCTGAAAATGAGCAGGACATTAAGAAGGTTGAAAATGAGATTGCCTCCTTAGCTCAGGCAGCTGAGCAGGCTGGCCGTGCTGACGATTCCCTGCACGCTTCCGGTCAATATACCGCGATGGAGCGTGTAAACGCGCTGGTTGATCCCGGTACATGGTGCCCTCTCAACAGCCTCTATAATCCCCAGCACAATAAAAACGGTTCTACTGCTATTATTAAGGGCCTCGGCCGCATTCATGGGAAATGGGCAGTCGTTGTTGCTTCCGATAATAAGAAGCTTGCTGGTGCCTGGATTCCGGGGCAGTCTGAGAATTTGCTCCGTGCTTCCGATACTGCAAAGACTCTTCATATTCCATTGGTCTATGTCCTGAACTGCTCCGGTGTTAAACTGGATGAGCAGGAAAAAGTTTATGCAAACCGTCGCGGCGGCGGCAGTCCTTTCTATCGCAATGCAGAACTTCAGCAGTTAGGTGTTCCGGTGCTTGTCGGCATCTATGGAACAAACCCTGCAGGCGGTGGATATCACAGCATTAGCCCGACAATCTTGATTGCCCACGCAAAAGCAAACATGGCAGTCGGCGGTGCTGGAATCCTTGGCGGCATGAACCCGAAGGGTTATGTCGACATGGAAGGGGCAAAGCAGATGGTCGAAGCGACCGAAAAGGGACCGAAGCAGGATCCTCCAGGATCTGTTGCAGTTCATTACGGCCAGACCGGTTTCTTCCGTGAAGTTTACACAGAGGAAATGGGCGTTATCGAAGCACTGAAGAAATACATGGATGATATCCCGGCTTATAACCTCGACTTCTTCCGTGTTGATGATCCTCGGGAGCCTCAGTTCCCGGCAGATGATCTTTATTCCATCGTGCCGTTTAACCAGAAGCGTCAGTACAATGCTTATGATGTTCTTGCTCGCTTGTTTGATAACAGTGAGTTCTCTGAGTTCAAGAAGGGTTATGGCCCTGAGATCATCTGCGGCATGGCAAAAGCAGATGGCCTGCTTGTCGGTGTTGTCACTAACGTTCAGGGCCTGCTGATGCATTATCCGGAGTATAAGCAGAATTCTGTCGGCATTGGCGGTAAGCTTTATCGTCAGGGCTTGATTAAGATGAATGAGTTTGTTACTCTGTGTGCTCGTGATCGCATCCCAATGGTTTGGGTTCAGGATACAACCGGTATTGATGTTGGCGATCCTGCTGAGAAGGCTGAACTGCTTGGATTGGGCCAGTCTTTGATCTATTCCATCCAGAACAGCAATATTCCGCAGATGGAAATCACGCTGCGCAAAGGAACTGCTGCAGCTCACTATGTTATGGGCGGTCCTCAAGGCAACGATACCAATGCCTTCACGCTTGGTACTGCTGCAACTGAGATGTATGTCATGAATGGTGAAACTGCTGCTGCTGCAATGTATTCTCGCCGCCTTGTAAAAGATGACAAAGCTGGTAAGGACCTGCAGCCGACGATTGATAAGATGAACGAACTGATCAAGGAATATGACGAAAAGTCCCGTCCGAAGTTCTGCGCTCAGGAAGGCTTTGTTGATGAAATTGTCAACATGAATGCAATGCGTTCTTATATCAAAGCTTTTGCAGACAGCTCTTATCAGAATCCGCAGTCTATCTGTGCATTCCATCAGATGCTGTTACCTCGTGTAACGCGTGACTTTGATACATTTAAGAAGCCGTAA
- a CDS encoding 2-hydroxyglutaryl-CoA dehydratase, D-component: MAEIEKTAPAAQPAAPAKKPKKPPTPGVAALRKVVSDVYAAAWEAKKAGRPVGWSSSKFPCEIAETLDLAVVYPENQAAGIAAQHDGERLCQAAEDMGYDADICGYARISLAYSAGVETTNVSRQMPQPDFVLCCNNICNCMTKWYENIARMHNIPLIMIDVPYNNTTHVDDTYVAYIRGQFDDAIKQLEHIAGKKFDEKKFEKVCENANRTAKAWLKVCNYLQYKPSPMSGFDLFNHMADVVTARGKVETAEAFELLATELEQNVKEGKSTLPFPEKYRIMFEGIPCWPELRALFKPLKANGLNVTAVVYAPAFGFVYDGLDDLCRAYCKAPNSVCVEQGVDWREGICRENKVDGVLVHYNRSCKPWSGYMPEMQRRFTEDLGVPCAAFDGDQADPRNFNDAQYETRVQGLVEAMEANKAAKEG; encoded by the coding sequence ATGGCTGAAATCGAAAAAACAGCACCCGCTGCACAACCTGCAGCGCCTGCTAAAAAACCGAAGAAACCGCCAACACCCGGTGTAGCTGCTCTGCGTAAGGTAGTTTCTGATGTTTATGCAGCAGCATGGGAAGCAAAGAAAGCAGGCCGTCCGGTAGGCTGGTCTTCTTCCAAGTTCCCCTGCGAAATTGCAGAAACATTGGATCTGGCAGTTGTGTATCCTGAAAACCAGGCCGCTGGTATTGCTGCTCAGCATGATGGCGAGCGCCTTTGCCAGGCTGCCGAAGATATGGGCTATGATGCCGATATCTGCGGATATGCCCGTATTAGCCTCGCATATTCTGCTGGTGTAGAAACCACCAATGTGTCCCGTCAGATGCCGCAGCCGGACTTCGTTCTGTGCTGCAACAATATCTGCAACTGCATGACAAAGTGGTATGAGAATATCGCTCGTATGCACAACATTCCGCTGATTATGATCGATGTGCCTTACAATAATACAACTCATGTCGATGATACTTATGTCGCGTATATCCGTGGCCAGTTTGACGATGCAATTAAGCAGCTGGAACATATCGCAGGCAAAAAGTTTGATGAGAAGAAATTCGAAAAAGTCTGCGAAAATGCTAACCGTACTGCGAAAGCATGGCTGAAGGTTTGTAATTACCTTCAGTATAAGCCTTCTCCGATGTCGGGCTTTGACCTCTTCAACCATATGGCTGATGTCGTTACCGCTCGTGGCAAGGTGGAGACTGCCGAGGCATTTGAACTGTTGGCTACTGAGCTGGAGCAGAATGTCAAGGAAGGCAAGTCTACACTGCCGTTCCCGGAGAAATATCGTATTATGTTCGAAGGTATTCCTTGCTGGCCTGAGTTGCGCGCACTCTTTAAGCCTCTGAAAGCAAATGGCCTGAATGTTACCGCTGTTGTATATGCACCTGCTTTTGGATTTGTATATGATGGCCTTGATGATCTGTGCCGTGCATACTGCAAGGCTCCGAACAGCGTCTGTGTTGAGCAGGGCGTTGATTGGCGTGAAGGAATCTGCCGTGAGAACAAGGTAGACGGTGTGTTGGTCCATTACAACCGCAGCTGTAAACCATGGTCCGGCTACATGCCTGAGATGCAGCGTCGCTTTACGGAAGACTTGGGCGTTCCGTGTGCTGCTTTTGATGGCGACCAGGCGGATCCCCGGAACTTCAACGATGCTCAGTACGAGACTCGTGTACAGGGCTTGGTTGAAGCTATGGAAGCAAACAAAGCTGCGAAGGAGGGCTAA
- a CDS encoding protein of unknown function (Evidence 5 : Unknown function), producing MAMCDELLGFAHYPNMGRKEEITFLDAPGLVKTAARLSVCIINKKVIRERNVYGFNEIWYLCCKGYRG from the coding sequence GTGGCTATGTGCGATGAGTTGTTGGGCTTCGCCCATTATCCTAACATGGGGAGAAAGGAGGAAATCACTTTTTTGGATGCCCCAGGGCTTGTAAAAACAGCCGCGAGACTTTCAGTGTGCATTATAAATAAAAAAGTAATTAGGGAGCGAAATGTGTATGGATTTAACGAAATTTGGTACCTTTGTTGCAAAGGGTACCGAGGTTAG
- the hgdC gene encoding (R)-2-hydroxyglutaryl-CoA dehydratase activating ATPase yields the protein MDTIYTLGIDVGSTASKCVILKDGKEIISKSLIPVGTGTSGPGRAISNVLDNVNMKKEDMAYILATGYGRNSIDWVDQQMSELSCHARGAYFVFPDVHTVIDIGGQDVKVLQIENGAMVNFQMNDKCAAGTGRFLDVMARVLEVNVNDLGMLAAQSTKRVAISSTCTVFAESEVISQLAQGSDKCDIINGIHHSVAARVVGLAHRVGVRDRVVMTGGVAQNSGVVSALQEELGHQVYTTPLAQYIGALGAALFAWQKATRKK from the coding sequence ATGGATACAATTTACACACTCGGAATTGATGTGGGTTCTACCGCATCGAAATGTGTCATTCTGAAGGATGGCAAAGAGATTATTAGCAAATCGCTGATCCCGGTTGGTACCGGGACCAGTGGTCCCGGTCGTGCAATTTCTAATGTGTTGGATAATGTTAATATGAAGAAAGAGGATATGGCTTATATTCTTGCCACCGGTTATGGCCGCAATTCCATTGACTGGGTTGACCAGCAGATGAGTGAATTGAGCTGTCATGCAAGGGGCGCCTACTTCGTATTTCCAGACGTTCACACTGTAATCGATATTGGTGGACAGGATGTTAAAGTGCTTCAGATTGAGAACGGGGCCATGGTCAATTTTCAGATGAACGATAAATGTGCCGCTGGTACAGGTCGTTTTCTGGATGTAATGGCACGTGTTCTAGAAGTCAATGTTAATGATCTTGGTATGCTGGCTGCACAGTCAACTAAGCGGGTAGCAATTAGTTCTACCTGCACGGTCTTTGCAGAAAGCGAAGTAATCAGTCAGCTGGCACAAGGCAGCGATAAATGCGATATCATCAATGGAATTCACCATTCGGTGGCTGCGCGTGTTGTTGGTCTGGCACATCGCGTCGGAGTACGCGATAGAGTCGTTATGACCGGAGGCGTCGCACAGAACAGCGGAGTTGTCTCTGCCTTGCAGGAGGAGTTAGGTCACCAGGTTTATACCACTCCGCTTGCACAATATATTGGTGCGCTTGGAGCTGCATTATTTGCTTGGCAAAAAGCAACCCGAAAGAAATAA
- the hgdB gene encoding (R)-2-hydroxyglutaryl-CoA dehydratase, subunit beta — protein MSIESIISEFAGIAANPAKQLANYKAEGKKVIGVLPYYAPEELVYAAGMVPFGMWGSNDKNISLSKEYCATFYCTIAQLDLEMLLDGTMDQLDGVITPTICDTLRPMSQNIRVAMAKLKKMPTIFLAHPQNRKPAYGLKFCVDQYTNVKKALEKISGAPITDDALKNAIKVYNASRVARRDFVKLANEHCDVVTPTKRSAILKASWFMLKDAYTEKLVALNEELKKLPDCDWKGTKVVTSGIICDNPALLKIFEDNNVAIAADDVAHESRAFRVDVPECDDPMMALAMQFANQDYDVLLYDEHSSENRRAEHVADLVKESGAQGVIVFMQQFCDPEEMEYPYLKKALDAAQIPHIKLGIDQQMHDFGQAATAIQAFADVLSMQK, from the coding sequence ATGAGTATCGAATCGATTATCAGTGAGTTCGCCGGCATCGCGGCAAATCCCGCAAAGCAGCTGGCAAACTATAAAGCCGAAGGCAAAAAAGTAATCGGCGTATTGCCTTACTATGCACCTGAAGAACTGGTCTATGCCGCAGGCATGGTTCCGTTTGGCATGTGGGGCAGCAATGACAAGAATATTAGTTTATCAAAAGAGTATTGTGCTACTTTCTACTGCACAATTGCACAGTTGGATCTGGAAATGCTGCTTGACGGCACAATGGATCAGCTGGATGGAGTTATTACACCGACCATCTGCGATACTCTTCGTCCGATGAGCCAGAACATTCGTGTTGCAATGGCAAAGCTCAAGAAGATGCCGACTATTTTCTTGGCACATCCGCAGAACCGTAAACCAGCTTATGGCCTTAAATTCTGCGTAGACCAGTACACAAATGTCAAGAAAGCTCTGGAAAAGATCAGTGGCGCTCCGATTACGGATGACGCTTTGAAGAACGCAATTAAGGTTTACAATGCAAGCCGTGTTGCCCGTCGTGACTTTGTCAAATTGGCAAACGAGCATTGTGATGTAGTTACCCCGACAAAGCGCAGTGCTATTCTGAAAGCTTCTTGGTTTATGCTGAAAGATGCTTACACCGAAAAGCTGGTTGCTCTGAATGAGGAACTCAAGAAGCTGCCTGACTGCGACTGGAAGGGCACAAAGGTTGTTACGAGCGGTATTATCTGTGATAATCCGGCTCTGCTTAAGATCTTTGAGGATAACAATGTTGCAATTGCAGCTGATGATGTTGCACACGAGAGCCGCGCATTCCGCGTAGATGTTCCTGAGTGTGATGATCCGATGATGGCACTTGCAATGCAGTTTGCAAATCAGGATTACGATGTTCTTCTTTATGATGAGCATTCTTCTGAGAATCGTCGTGCTGAGCATGTTGCCGATCTCGTTAAAGAGAGCGGCGCTCAGGGCGTGATTGTCTTTATGCAGCAGTTCTGTGATCCGGAAGAGATGGAGTATCCTTACCTGAAGAAGGCTTTGGATGCTGCACAGATCCCGCATATCAAACTGGGCATTGACCAGCAGATGCACGATTTTGGTCAGGCTGCAACTGCAATTCAGGCATTTGCTGATGTCCTGAGCATGCAGAAGTAA
- a CDS encoding conserved protein of unknown function (Evidence 4 : Unknown function but conserved in other organisms): MNMDSSYQIITEAACGLSQDFLKQAEFLTVPMGFTIGNQNYDQVPEKGNSDLHSIYQLLRTASSAAAVTFDTSDLIEFLRPALARGKDLLYVGVSDALGETWHNATRALANLQREFPTRRIEAINSMTLSAGQGILLQHLSKLQQKGASLLEAKEWAESNVSHIHSLAAIQNPDFLVQSFKGNFSNSQNQILQITEGQLLFKEQAETRQEMISCLFKNLQKAALLNTIQSVSIVHADCEKDAQILKQMIQKQNLTHMISISFLEPIFGCQFGPDTLGLFYEAE, from the coding sequence ATGAATATGGATTCATCTTATCAAATTATTACGGAAGCTGCCTGCGGTCTTTCTCAGGATTTTCTGAAACAGGCTGAATTTTTAACCGTTCCTATGGGATTTACAATTGGAAACCAGAATTATGATCAAGTGCCCGAAAAAGGGAATTCTGATCTTCATTCGATTTATCAATTACTGCGGACCGCTTCGTCTGCCGCTGCAGTGACCTTTGATACCTCGGATTTGATTGAGTTTTTACGCCCTGCTCTTGCTCGCGGAAAAGATCTTTTATATGTTGGTGTTTCTGATGCTTTGGGTGAAACTTGGCACAACGCTACCCGCGCACTTGCCAATCTGCAGCGGGAATTCCCCACACGCCGCATTGAAGCGATCAATTCAATGACACTGAGTGCCGGACAAGGAATTTTGCTTCAACATCTTTCGAAGCTGCAGCAAAAAGGTGCTTCCCTTTTAGAAGCAAAAGAATGGGCAGAATCGAATGTTTCTCACATTCATAGTTTGGCTGCTATCCAAAACCCGGATTTTCTAGTTCAGTCTTTTAAGGGGAATTTTTCGAACAGTCAAAACCAAATTTTACAGATAACAGAAGGACAACTCCTTTTTAAAGAGCAAGCTGAAACTCGCCAAGAAATGATCTCCTGCCTTTTTAAAAATCTGCAAAAAGCGGCTTTGCTAAACACGATTCAATCTGTTTCTATTGTTCATGCAGACTGTGAAAAGGACGCACAGATCCTAAAACAAATGATTCAAAAACAAAATCTTACACATATGATTTCTATCTCTTTCTTAGAACCCATTTTTGGATGCCAATTTGGTCCCGACACATTAGGGCTTTTTTATGAAGCAGAATAG